The following coding sequences lie in one Lolium perenne isolate Kyuss_39 chromosome 2, Kyuss_2.0, whole genome shotgun sequence genomic window:
- the LOC139835624 gene encoding uncharacterized protein — protein MRRAPFSALVKTFRARGMLADSIHTSVEEQVAIFFHVVGHNQRFRVIHSTFRRSTETISRYFQQVFYAIGELGGEMIKPPSTNTPPKILYFRVPRSMYAAFRGKKHYTSQNMLATVDFVMRFTYVLAGFEGSAHDASILADNFSRPNGLQIPEGKFYLGD, from the exons ATGAGAAGAGCCCCTTTCTCTGCACTTGTGAAAACGTTCAGGGCTAGAGGAATGCTGGCTGATAGTATCCACACCTCTGTCGAAGAACAAGTCGCAATATTTTTTCATGTCGTGGGTCATAACCAGAGGTTCAGAGTCATCCATAGCACATTCAGGCGATCCACGGAGACTATCTCTCGGTACTTCCAGCAGGTGTTTTATGCAATTGGGGAGCTCGGAGGTGAAATGATCAAGCCACCATCAACGAACACACCACCCAAGATCCTGTATTTCAGG GTACCGAGATCAATGTATGCAGCATTCCGCGGGAAAAAGCACTACACCAGCCAGAACATGCTAGCAACTGTGGATTTTGTTATGAGGTTCACATACGTGCTTGCTGGGTTTGAGGGTTCAGCTCATGATGCGAGCATCCTGGCCGACAACTTTTCCAGGCCTAATGGGTTGCAAATCCCTGAGGGTAAGTTCTACCTTGGAGATTGA